The following coding sequences lie in one Primulina huaijiensis isolate GDHJ02 chromosome 2, ASM1229523v2, whole genome shotgun sequence genomic window:
- the LOC140960755 gene encoding protein DETOXIFICATION 53: MLYFSKTIISMVFLGHMDKQELAGGSLALGFANVTGFSVLKGLCSGMDPICCQAFGARRWPILSQTYIKTVLLLLLATIPMAVLWLNVEPVFQSLGQDRVIGKIAKTFLLFSFPELLSHANLNPLRTFLRTQGLNTPNTIIATCVSILHLPITYFLVTYLNLRVKGIALASVVYSVNMNIGLLVYLVFSKVAIKPWRDATFGSIFHNWGPLLRLALPSVCQVCLEWWWYEIILFLSGLLTNPESAVAAMGILIQTTGIVYVFPFSLSLSISQRVGQELGAAQPARAQLASMVGISVGLAYGLLAFGLSWALRSLWGKLYTREPQVLALISSVLPILGLAEIGNASQTAACGTLTGSARPKLGVRINIASFYLVGLPCSAIFAFKLKIGFAGLWLGLVAAQATCILMMLYSLAKTDWKHEAKRAEELTSSVVDKEDSAGTNLVP; the protein is encoded by the coding sequence ATGCTCTACTTCTCCAAAACCATAATCTCCATGGTTTTCTTGGGCCACATGGACAAGCAAGAACTAGCAGGTGGCTCATTAGCCCTCGGCTTCGCCAATGTAACCGGTTTTTCAGTCCTCAAAGGCCTCTGCTCTGGCATGGACCCAATCTGCTGCCAAGCCTTCGGTGCCAGGCGTTGGCCAATTCTTAGCCAAACATACATCAAAACAGTACTGCTCCTCCTCCTTGCCACCATCCCTATGGCTGTGCTATGGCTAAACGTCGAACCCGTATTCCAGAGCCTTGGCCAAGATCGTGTCATCGGCAAAATCGCCAAAACTTTCCTCCTTTTCTCTTTTCCCGAACTGTTAAGTCACGCTAATCTAAATCCTCTTCGCACATTTTTAAGAACTCAGGGGTTAAACACACCAAACACCATCATTGCCACATGCGTCTCCATCCTTCATTTGCCTATAACATATTTTCTTGTCACCTATTTGAATTTGAGAGTTAAGGGTATCGCATTAGCCTCGGTTGTATACTCAGTGAACATGAACATTGGCTTACTAGTATACCTGGTATTCTCTAAAGTGGCGATAAAACCATGGAGAGACGCAACATTTGGCTCGATCTTCCACAACTGGGGACCGTTACTGCGCCTGGCTTTACCGAGCGTGTGTCAGGTATGTCTGGAATGGTGGTGGTATGAAATAATCCTCTTTCTCAGCGGCTTGCTCACGAACCCGGAATCGGCAGTGGCTGCTATGGGAATCTTAATCCAAACCACAGGCATAGTTTACGTTTTCCCCTTCTCCCTCAGCCTGAGCATATCACAGCGCGTAGGCCAGGAGCTGGGAGCCGCCCAGCCAGCTCGTGCTCAGCTGGCATCCATGGTTGGAATCTCGGTGGGTCTGGCCTATGGACTCTTGGCATTCGGGCTGAGTTGGGCGCTGAGGTCATTATGGGGAAAGCTATACACCAGAGAGCCGCAGGTTTTGGCTTTAATTTCGTCCGTCCTTCCTATCCTGGGGCTGGCGGAAATAGGAAATGCTTCTCAGACGGCAGCTTGTGGAACATTGACGGGTTCGGCCCGACCGAAACTTGGCGTGCGGATAAACATAGCGTCGTTTTACCTGGTGGGGTTGCCATGTTCGGCCATATTTGCATTCAAACTGAAGATAGGGTTTGCAGGGCTTTGGCTGGGGCTAGTGGCAGCTCAAGCTACATGTATATTGATGATGCTTTATAGTTT